A region of the Paracoccaceae bacterium genome:
CAGCCTTGCCGGTTCCGAGAACTGCGCGACCCTGTCATCCCCAAAGGCAGCGCGCGCCTTTTCGCGCAGCGTGTCGAACTGCCGGTCGATATCCAGCGCACCAAAGCTCGTCGGCAGCCGCAGCGCAGCCTCGAAGACTGCACGCAGGGGCCTGCTGCCCATCACGGTGAACCATTTCGCATCGTCCGAGATCGATCGGTCCGCCAGTGCTTTCAGTTCACGTTCGGCGTTCAGCGCAAGCCGGAGCCGACCGTCCTGCTGGCCCACCGCAGCCTCGAACCCGCGGGTCTTGTAGGCTGCGACGATACCGTCGGCAAAGTCCGACAGCTGGGTTCGCGGTGTCGCAAAGTCGCCGAACCCGAAGGCGGCCGACATGGCTGCGTATTGCTTGTCGGCAAGCCGGTTGGCAAGCGCAGTCTCGTTCAGCGTGCCATCCTCGAGCACCTTGCGGATGAAAGCCTTGTTGCCGAGATCGCCGTCCAACCCGAATGCGCCGAGTGCGACCTTCAGGAGCCGACGATCCGACACCAGCTGCTCCGCCGTCCGGACAGATCCGATCTTCTGGCGGAAATAGGCCTCGTCGCGGGTGACTTCGGGCGCACGCTCAAAGGCGGCGCGCTGTATCGGTGCCGTCCGTTTCAGGAACGCCCAGCCGGCATATCCACCAAGGGGCAATGCCGGCTGGAATGTCATGCGCGCCCGGCGGCGAACAGCCGCTCCTCCCGCGGGAGCAGTCCGCGAAGCGCCTTGAGTGCCTGGTAGTGCTGGTTGTCGACAACGGCGGTCGTCGCGGTGGCCAGCAGGCTGCGGCTGTCATGATCGGTGAGCACCTGGCTGAGCTGCTCGATCCCCCGAAGGAGCTGCATCCGCGCCTCTGCTGCGGTGACATCGCCCGACAGGACAAGCTGCGCCACGTAGCAGACACGCCGGACCGGTGTGTTCGCCTCCTCGGGATGGATCGCGTCGCGCAGGCGCAGGATATGGGCGTTGGGAGACCGGATCGCCAGCCGGGACCGGCGCTCGCCATTCTCGATCACGGCGCCGTTGATCAGAACCCGCTCGCCGGGACCCAGCTTCAGGACGAGCCCGGTCATGCCTGTGTCACCTCGCCGCGCAGACCGCGCATCACGGCAGTGTTGATGTCGACCAGCACACCCGCATCTGCGGTACCTTCCAGCACCTTGCGGCCGTGCGCGACCGAGAATTCGTGCAGGTAGAACAGCCGCGCCCGCAGTTCGGCCGGCAGCGCGTTGCCGGGCTCGGCGAGGTCGGCCGCCAGGGTGCGCCAGAGCCGCGCATTGGCGTGAAGTGCCTGCGCGAGGCCTGAGTGGTCGACCTTGCGCCTGTCCCAGGCCTCGGCCAGAGCGCGGGTGACGCGGGCAAAGATATCGTACTCGACGGTGCGCGGATCGCGCAGGGGGGCGTCGGGGCGTGCATAGGCGGCCCGCGCCACTTGGGCGGTTTGCATCGGGAATTCCTTCCGCTCTGATTAGGGGGGTGAGACGGCGGGAAGGCCTTGACCTTCCCGCCGGGCGGACTCAGCGGAAGAGCGCCAGGATGTTCTGCGGCTGCTGGTTGGCGATCGACAGCGCCTGGATGCCAAGCTGCTGCTGAACCTGCAGCGCCTGAAGCCGGGCGGACGCCTCTTCCATGTCGGCGTCGACCAGCGTGCCGATCCCGGCCTTCAACGCATCGGACAGTTTCGAGACGAAGTCGTTCTGGATGTCGATCCGTCCCTGCACCGAGCCGAATTCGGCAGCCGCGTTGATCGCCGTCTGCTGCAGTGCCTCGATGTTGCCCAGGGCGGCGGCGGCGCCCGACTGCGTTGTCACGTCGATCCCTGCAAGCGCGGCAAGCCCGCCGGACCCGGCGTTCTTGAACTGCACGCTGACCGCAAGGTCGTTGGTCCCGTCATTGGTGAAGGACAGTGTCTGTGCCGTGCCCGAGTCGTAGTCCACCGCCAGATCGGCAAAACCCAGGGCCTCGATCTTCTGCTTCAGCGCGACGGCGACGATGTCGCCGGGGCTGGTAGAGGCCACATCGGCATCCGACAGCGTGTAGCTGACCGTCTTTCCGCCGATCGTGACGCCCACGCTGTCACCCGCGGCGAAGTTCGCGCCATCGAATTCCAGCGTGCCCGTGCCACCGCCCGAATCGAGCGCGAAGCCAGCCGTATCGCCGTTGGTGGAAACGCCGGTGGTGTTGCTGCCCAGCACCGCCGCCGCGGTATAGCCACCTGCCGTCAGATCCTGGGCTGCGACCGAGATCGACGAGGTTGCCACGGTGCCGCCGGTGCCCCGGTCAAGCGAGGACAGCACGTTCACCGTCCCCTGCGTGCCGTTCACAAGGTTCAGGCCGTTGAACTGGGCCGCGCCGACGACCGAGGCGATCTGATCCCGGAGTTTCGAGATGTCGGCCTGGATCTTGGTCCGGTCGACGTTCTCCTCCTGCGCGGCAACGATCTTGCCCTTGATCTCGGTCAGCAGATTGGTGACGGTTTCCGATGCCTGGCGCGCGACCGAGATGGTCGACGAGCCCAGCGAGAGACTGTCCGCGATGCCCTTGAAGCCCTTGACGTCGGACTCCATGACCTTCGAGATGGCCCAGATCGCGGCATTGTCCTTGGCGGTGGCCACGGTCTTGCCGGTAGAGATTTCGCTCTGGGTCTTGTTCATGTTGGCGTTGATCCCCTTCATCGTCTGAAGGGCGACCATCGCACTGGTGTTCGTCATGATCGAGGACATAAGGTTTCCTTTCCTGCGCACGGGCCTTTTCCCGGCGGATGGGGGTGCCGCCCTGCGGCGGCTCTGATGGCGTTCTTGCCCTGCGCCGGAACACCCTGCCCCGACCGCGCCACCCCTTGGGATGCGGAGGGGATTGATGCGGGTGAACCTCTAAGGCTTCGCTAATCCACCTTCCCCCGTCCCGGCAAAATCCGCGGCATTCGAGCGGATGGCATCTGCGCAACGGCGCGCGTCAGCAGCGGCGCGCGGTCCCGCCAGCGTCGGCAGCCAGGACATGGCGCTGCCCGCTGCCGTCATAGGTGCTGAGCCCGCCCCTGGCGGCGGTGATGTCCGACAGGCGCTTGCGCGCCGCGCGCAACCCGCGCCCGGCCGCCTCAAGGCAGCGCGCGTTGCGATCAGCCTTCGCGCGCAGCCGACCCGCCATCGCCGCCGGGATCGGCACCTCGCCTGGCACCGCAGCCTCGATCTCGGCGGCAAGTGAGGGCAAGGCGGCCAGATCACCCGTGATCAGCGCGACGTGCACGAGGTCCAGCATCCGCTCGACCCGGAACCAGGGATCAGCCGTCATCGCGCGTCACGAGCGACCGGAAGATCGCCTCGGCAAGGCCGATGCCGCCCGCGGCGACAATGGCATCTGCCTGTGCCCGCCGAAGAAGGGAACCGAACTGCTCCTCGCCGATCCCGCCACCAAAGGCATCCGGCGACCTGCCCAGACCGGCATGGCCAAGCATTTCCGCCAGAAAGACCGCTTCCATCTCGTCCGCACGCGCGCGAAGCACCTCCGTCCGGGTCGCATTGTCTGCGAAGCCACCGGTGGCGTGTCTGGGTGCCGGGGCGGCACCGGATACAGGGGGGATCACTGACAGCACCTCCGGACAGCGGAATCGAACAATCCGCAGCAGTCTCGGTGCGCCGGGTAAACACCCGGTAACCAGTTGCCCCCAGATTGTCCCGACCGGGACAGAAGTCGGGGCCAGCATGACACCTGCCATTGCGAATGCAGCCGTTGCCATTCCGGCCGGGGCCACCCCGGCGGCCGAGGCGCCCGCGACGGTCCTGCCGTTCGACGACCGGTTCGCCGCATGGATGACGGCCGATTCACCGATTGCCATGCCGCAGGACAGACCCGCCATGGCCCGTCCGAGGGACATGCAGACGTCCGAGGTGGCGATGCCCCTCATGGTGCCCGCCCCGCAGATACCACCGTCATTCCCGCCCATCACCCGGACTGACCCTTCACCAGGGGAACCGACTGCACCGGTCGATCCGGCGGCACCCTGGCGCCCCGATCGCGCGGCCCTTGCGCCGCCCCTTCCCCTGGTGCCGCCACACGAACCCGCCGACGGCGCATCCTCGGCTTTGCAACCCACTGACACCGAACCACCTTCGCACCAGGGCGCAGCGCCATCGCCTACCGCCGAGCCTGCGCAATCCGATCGGCCGACTGTCGCACCACCCGGCGCAACGGATGAACGTCGAAGCGTTCGCGTTCCAGACGCTGCGGACCGCCGCGTGCTGTTGGCTGGCACGACCACTGTCGCCGCGCCGCCGCGCACCACCACGGATGCACCGCTGGCGCCGAGTACTGCCGCGCCTGGCAGCACGACGCACTCCCCCCCAGGCGAGGACGTGACGCAGCGACCAGGCCGTGCAGTCGTCGCGGAACACCCATCCCTGCCGCTCCCGACCCTGCCGTTGCAGGCCCCGCTGATCGCAACCAGGGCAGGAACCGCGCCGATTCTTCCGACCTCGGCCCCGCACCCCGCCGCCGGGACCGCCACGACGAACCTGCCAGCCGCCGGCACCGAAGCAACCAGCAGACAGACCGCGACGGGCCCCCTCCCGCCGCGCAATGTCGCGATGCCCGCCTCAGCCATCGTGATTCCCGCTGTCGAACCCAACCGGCATGTGACGACGCCGCAGCCGCAGGAACTCGGTCTGGCACCGGCCGCTCCAATGGCGCCCGAGGTGTCGCGGTCACCTGCCACCGGGCAGCAGGCCACAGCATCGGCAAACGAACCGGCACGACCGCGCACCGCCACCGAAGTGTCCAACATCTTGCCACGCCAGGCACCGGGGCAGGATTCGCGGCCGGGATCGCACCGGTCGACCGCATCCCAACAGACGGCACCTGTGCCCGGCAGGCCGGTTGCCGTAGCACCCGGGGGTCGGCAGGCGTCACCGCCGCAGTTGGCCCCCGGACCATGGACAAACCCACCCGCAGCAGACCGGTCAAGCGTGCCACCGGGCGACCGGGCCGGGCCCGACGCCTCAGTCACCGTCACCGTCACCGTCACCGACGGACCCGCCACCGCGGCGCAGCCACCGTCAACGAACACGCGCGCGCCGGTCTGGTCGGCCGGTATCGCTGCAGTTCCCCAGCCTGACGCGCCGCCGCACCGCACAGGGGCACCGCAAGACGGGCGGCAGCCGACCCCCGAAGCCGTTGCTCCGCCGGAAAAGTCGCCTGCACCATCGCAAACCGCGCGAGACGATCAGGCAGCAGCGACCTCATTCGTTTCGCCACCTCCACGGCGGCAGGGCATATCCGCGGCACCAACCCCTGCGGCCCCTCCGGTGCCGGTGTCCGCGCCGGACGTGCGCGATCGCGCAAACGTCGCTCTCGCCATTGGCGGGGAATCGGCCACGCCGTCCGGCATCCGCCAGCCGCCCGCGCCGTCCCAATACAACAGGGTTGCGGACATATCCGCACCGACGCCCGACGCCGCACCGCCAGCAGCCCCTGCAATCGACGAACCTGCAACGGTCCGCGCCACGGAGACCGCGAGCAGGCGGGTTGCCTCCGATCCAGCGACCCATCTGCCGCCAGCCGCGGACATCGCTGCCGGAGAACCTTTCGCAGCGCCAACGGATGCAGATCGCGCGTCGCAACGCTTCCTTCGCACACGATCCCTTGTCCCGGCAGACACGGCCGCGACCGCCGCCGCCCCGGCCCCGCCATCGGCCGACCTGCCGCTGGCATTCGCGGCCGCGCGCGACGATGGCATGGCGGGACCCGAAGCGGTCGATACATGCGCACCAACGCACCGAACCGCGGCGCAGACCAACGCCTTGCCGCCCGCCGCCGCGGCGCCATTGCCGGTGCCCGTGGCGATGCTTGCCCAGGTCTTGCACGCGGCGGCGACCGGCACTTCCGGGGACACGACTGAGGTCATGCTCGATCCTGTCGAGCTGGGCCGCCTGTCGATCACCGTGTCCGGCGAGGGTGGGGCGCTCAGCCTGACCATCCAGGCCGAGCGCCCCGACACGCTTGATCTGTTGCGGCGGCACGGCGATCAGTTGCTGGCCGACCTGCGGCAGGCAGGCCTCGGCGGTGCCACACTCAACTTCGGCTCCGGCGGCGGGCGCGGACGCCAGCCGACCCAGCACACCCCGGCGGCATCCGGCGATGCCGCCTGGGCGGCCCATCGCCCTTCGGCAGCGGACGCCGTTGCCATGGCATCCGCAATCGGCACGGCCGGGCTCAACCTTCGCCTCTGACCACAGGACAGGACCATGGAGATAGCTGCAGCAGCCACCGGCACCACCGCATCCCCCAGCAGCGCCGGGCGGGTTTCATCGGAAACGCGGATCAACGCGGACTTCGACACGTTCCTCAAGATGCTGACGGCGCAGATGCGCCATCAGGATCCGCTGAACCCGATCGAGTCGGCCGACTACGCGGTCCAGCTCGCGACCTTCTCCGGGGTGGAACAGCAGACCCGCATGAACCAGACACTCGACACGCTTCTGCAACGGTTCGACCTGCAGGGTCTGGCACAGTTCGCCGGATGGGTCGGGCAGGAGGCGCGCAGCACGGCCCCGGTGGCCTTCACCGGCACCCCCGTGACATTCCATACCGGACAGCCCGATCCTGCCGCCGACCGTGCCGTGCTGGTGGTGCGTGATGCGCGGGGCGCCGTCGTTGCGC
Encoded here:
- a CDS encoding DUF1217 domain-containing protein; the protein is MTFQPALPLGGYAGWAFLKRTAPIQRAAFERAPEVTRDEAYFRQKIGSVRTAEQLVSDRRLLKVALGAFGLDGDLGNKAFIRKVLEDGTLNETALANRLADKQYAAMSAAFGFGDFATPRTQLSDFADGIVAAYKTRGFEAAVGQQDGRLRLALNAERELKALADRSISDDAKWFTVMGSRPLRAVFEAALRLPTSFGALDIDRQFDTLREKARAAFGDDRVAQFSEPARLEGLIRRYLVMSDLAQTAGPAGMSGAAGALAILQAGQLR
- the flgD gene encoding flagellar hook assembly protein FlgD (acts as a scaffold for the assembly of hook proteins onto the flagellar basal body rod; Rhodobacter sphaeroides has 2 copies of many flagellar genes; the Rhodobacter protein in this cluster is associated with a set of flagellar genes acquired by lateral gene transfer; these genes are not normally expressed), giving the protein MEIAAAATGTTASPSSAGRVSSETRINADFDTFLKMLTAQMRHQDPLNPIESADYAVQLATFSGVEQQTRMNQTLDTLLQRFDLQGLAQFAGWVGQEARSTAPVAFTGTPVTFHTGQPDPAADRAVLVVRDARGAVVAREELDIGATAHDWSGTGPTGTQLNPGTYSLSVERMQGDRLISTIEAETYARVDEVRSTPTGVQLVLAGGVEVAVAAVSALRRAT
- a CDS encoding rod-binding protein, giving the protein MLRARADEMEAVFLAEMLGHAGLGRSPDAFGGGIGEEQFGSLLRRAQADAIVAAGGIGLAEAIFRSLVTRDDG
- the flbT gene encoding flagellar biosynthesis repressor FlbT, coding for MTGLVLKLGPGERVLINGAVIENGERRSRLAIRSPNAHILRLRDAIHPEEANTPVRRVCYVAQLVLSGDVTAAEARMQLLRGIEQLSQVLTDHDSRSLLATATTAVVDNQHYQALKALRGLLPREERLFAAGRA
- a CDS encoding flagellar hook-length control protein FliK; the encoded protein is MAGPEAVDTCAPTHRTAAQTNALPPAAAAPLPVPVAMLAQVLHAAATGTSGDTTEVMLDPVELGRLSITVSGEGGALSLTIQAERPDTLDLLRRHGDQLLADLRQAGLGGATLNFGSGGGRGRQPTQHTPAASGDAAWAAHRPSAADAVAMASAIGTAGLNLRL
- a CDS encoding flagellin, with protein sequence MSSIMTNTSAMVALQTMKGINANMNKTQSEISTGKTVATAKDNAAIWAISKVMESDVKGFKGIADSLSLGSSTISVARQASETVTNLLTEIKGKIVAAQEENVDRTKIQADISKLRDQIASVVGAAQFNGLNLVNGTQGTVNVLSSLDRGTGGTVATSSISVAAQDLTAGGYTAAAVLGSNTTGVSTNGDTAGFALDSGGGTGTLEFDGANFAAGDSVGVTIGGKTVSYTLSDADVASTSPGDIVAVALKQKIEALGFADLAVDYDSGTAQTLSFTNDGTNDLAVSVQFKNAGSGGLAALAGIDVTTQSGAAAALGNIEALQQTAINAAAEFGSVQGRIDIQNDFVSKLSDALKAGIGTLVDADMEEASARLQALQVQQQLGIQALSIANQQPQNILALFR
- the flaF gene encoding flagellar biosynthesis regulator FlaF, whose protein sequence is MQTAQVARAAYARPDAPLRDPRTVEYDIFARVTRALAEAWDRRKVDHSGLAQALHANARLWRTLAADLAEPGNALPAELRARLFYLHEFSVAHGRKVLEGTADAGVLVDINTAVMRGLRGEVTQA